Proteins co-encoded in one Capsicum annuum cultivar UCD-10X-F1 chromosome 9, UCD10Xv1.1, whole genome shotgun sequence genomic window:
- the LOC124887068 gene encoding uncharacterized protein LOC124887068, which produces MVDCSPDSQIPPEPPNKGVSNAANLTPVSYNDILKAHTLSVTSSLPELLTDSPMFEPNDSSDVVSLTTEDKEWIYEPWYYTIIMKAVGRRFNHQHLRKKLADLWKITDPFPLINLGKDFYTAKFNREDLQRKVLQQSPWFIDGAYLFIRSWVSNFIPNHSRVLTTAIWVRLPELPIEFYDTIILEKVGRMIGSLVKVDACTSATLRGYYTRICVQIPMDA; this is translated from the coding sequence ATGGTAGATTGTTCACCGGATTCCCAGATTCCACCGGAACCACCAAACAAAGGTGTTTCCAATGCTGCTAACCTCACTCCTGTCTCCTACAACGACATCCTTAAGGCCCATACCCTCAGTGTCACAAGCTCTCTACCGGAGCTACTAACGGATTCACCCATGTTTGAACCTAACGATTCAAGCGATGTGGTTTCATTAACAACGGAAGACAAGGAATGGATATACGAACCATGGTACTACACAATTATCATGAAAGCAGTAGGTAGGAGATTCAACCACCAACACCTGCGGAAGAAACTTGCCGATCTATGGAAAATTACAGATCCGTTTCCTCTTATTAACCTTGGGAAAGACTTCTACACTGCAAAGTTTAATAGGGAAGATCTACAAAGGAAAGTGCTGCAACAAAGTCCGTGGTTCATAGACGGTGCCTACCTTTTTATTCGTAGTTGGGTTTCGAACTTTATTCCCAATCACTCCAGAGTGTTAACTACTGCAATTTGGGTCAGACTACCCGAGTTACCAATCGAATTCTACGATACAATTATCTTGGAGAAGGTTGGGCGGATGATCGGGTCCCTAGTAAAAGTGGATGCTTGTACTTCAGCAACTCTACGGGGTTATTATACACGGATCTGTGTGCAAATCCCAATGGATGCTTAG